The following are encoded together in the Scomber japonicus isolate fScoJap1 chromosome 20, fScoJap1.pri, whole genome shotgun sequence genome:
- the csdc2a gene encoding cold shock domain-containing protein C2a: MSDPDPSSPVDPPLPLTSPRTPLQLSFPFLREGSRVWERERKPPQPGELPSPLPTKRTRTYSATVRAKSGPVFKGVCKNFSRSQGHGFIRPTRGGEDIFVHISDIEGEYVPMEGDEVTYKVCPIPPKNQKIQAVDVVITHLNPGTKHETWSGQIISS; this comes from the exons ATGTCCGACCCTGACCCCTCCTCGCCGGTCGACCCTCCGTTGCCCCTCACCTCCCCACGCACCCCACTCCAgctctccttccctttcctgaGGGAGGGCAGCCGGGtttgggagagggagaggaaaccGCCACAACCTGGAGAGCTGCCAAGCCCACTGCCCACCAAACGCACCCGCACGTACTCAGC gaCAGTGCGAGCCAAATCAGGTCCCGTATTTAAAGGCGTGTGTAAGAACTTTTCCAGGTCTCAGGGTCATGGATTCATACGCCCCACTCGTGGAGGAGAGGACATTTTTGTCCACATCTCTGA CATTGAGGGAGAGTACGTGCCTATGGAAGGAGATGAAGTCACGTACAAGGTGTGCCCCATCCCTCCCAAGAACCAGAAGATCCAAGCGGTCGATGTGGTGATCACCCATCTGAATCCAGGCACCAAGCATGAGACCTGGTCAGGTCAGATCATCAGCTCCTAG
- the aco2 gene encoding aconitate hydratase, mitochondrial, with the protein MATYCLTVARLQLALGHGARRLHVSAAYRAKASVSMSRFEPSTFVNYEKLQSNVDIVRKRLNRPLTLSEKIVYGHLDDPHNQDIDRGRTYLRLRPDRVAMQDATAQMAMLQFISSGLPKVAVPSTIHCDHLIEAQTGGVKDLARAKEINQEVYNFLASAGAKYGVGFWKPGSGIIHQIILENYAYPGVMLIGTDSHTPNGGGLGAICIGVGGADAVDVMAGIPWELKCPNVIGVKLTGSLSGWTSPKDIILKVAGILTVKGGTGAIVEYHGPGVDSISCTGMATICNMGAEIGATTSVFPYNHRMKTYLEKTGRGQIAALADQFSDVLVPDKGCEYDQVIEINLDELKPHINGPFTPDLAHPVADVGAVAEKNGWPLEVKVGLIGSCTNSSYEDMGRAASVAKQALDKGLKCKAEFTVTPGSEQIRATIERDGYSKILGDVGGVVLANACGPCIGQWDRKDVKKGDKNTIVTSFNRNFTARNDANPATHAFVTSPEIVTAMAIAGTLNFNPETDYLTAPNGEKFKLEPPNGDELPSRDFDPGQDTYQHPPADGSSLKVDVSPSSNRLQLLEPFDKWSGKDLEDLQVLIKVKGKCTTDHISAAGPWLKFRGHLDNISNNMLIGAVNSENDGINKVKNYLTGEYGGVPDVARHYKANSVSWVVVGDDNYGEGSSREHAALEPRHLGGRAIIVKSFARIHETNLKKQGLLPLTFNDPSDYDKIRPDDKITIKGLQTFTPGKPLSAVVKHSDGSSDTFQLNHSFNETQIEWFQAGSALNRMKSLQ; encoded by the exons CTGGCTCTGGGCCATGGTGCGCGACGCCTTCATGTATCGGCAGCTTACAGAGCCAAGGCCAGTGTGTCCATGAGCCGCTTTGAGCCCTCTACCTTCGTCAACTATGAGAAGCTCCAATCCAACGTTGACATTGTGCGAAAAAG GCTCAACCGCCCCCTCACCCTGTCAGAGAAGATTGTGTATGGCCACCTCGATGACCCCCACAACCAGGATATCGATCGCGGTCGCACCTACCTCCGTCTGCGCCCCGACCGCGTGGCCATGCAGGACGCCACCGCCCAGATGGCCATGCTCCAGTTCATCAGCAGCGGCCTCCCAAAGGTGGCTGTACCCTCCACCATCCACTGCGATCATCTGATCGAGGCCCAGACCGGAGGAGTGAAGGATCTGGCCAGAGCGAAG GAAATCAACCAGGAGGTCTACAACTTCCTGGCAAGTGCAGGCGCAAAATACGGAGTTGGCTTCTGGAAACCAGGATCTGGAATCATCCATCAG ATCATCCTGGAGAACTACGCCTACCCTGGAGTCATGCTTATCGGCACAGATTCCCACACACCAAATGGTGGTGGTCTTGGTGCCATCTGCATTGGGGTTGGAGGAGCTGATGCTGTAGATGTCATGGCAGGAATCCCCTGGGAGCTCAAGTGTCCAAAC GTGATTGGTGTGAAGCTGACCGGCTCTCTGTCTGGCTGGACCTCTCCTAAAGATATCATCCTGAAGGTGGCCGGCATCCTGACGGTTAAGGGAGGCACCGGAGCTATTGTAGAGTACCACGGACCTGGAGTCGACTCCATCTCCTGCACTG gaatgGCCACCATCTGCAACATGGGAGCTGAGATTGGAGCCACAACCTCCGTGTTCCCCTACAACCACCGCATGAAGACCTACCTGGAGAAGACTGGACGCGGAC AGATCGCCGCCCTGGCTGACCAATTCTCAGACGTTCTGGTGCCAGACAAGGGCTGCGAGTATGACCAGGTCATCGAGATCAATCTGGATGAG CTGAAGCCCCATATTAACGGACCATTCACCCCTGACCTGGCTCACCCAGTGGCTGACGTCGGCGCTGTAGCTGAGAAGAACGGTTGGCCCCTAGAGGTTAAAGTTG GTCTGATCGGCAGCTGCACCAACTCCAGCTACGAGGACATGGGCCGCGCTGCCTCCGTGGCCAAGCAGGCTTTGGATAAAGGTTTGAAATGCAAAGCTGAGTTCACCGTTACCCCTGGCTCCGAGCAGATCCGTGCCACCATCGAAAGAGATGGATAC TCAAAGATTCTGGGTGACGTTGGTGGTGTGGTCCTGGCTAACGCATGCGGACCCTGCATTGGACAGTGGGACAG GAAAGATGTGAAGAAGGGAGACAAGAACACAATCGTCACCTCATTCAACAGGAACTTCACCGCTAGGAACGACGCTAACCCCGCAACACACGCCTTTGTCACTTCCCCCGAG ATCGTCACCGCCATGGCCATCGCCGGCACGCTAAACTTCAACCCAGAGACAGACTACCTTACAGCCCCCAACGGTGAGAAATTCAAGTTGGAACCCCCCAATGGAGATGAGCTGCCCTCAAGGGACTTCGACCCAGGCCAGGACACCTACCAGCACCCTCCGGCCGACGGCTCCAGCCTGAAGGTGGACGTCAGCCCTAGCAGCAAcaggctgcagctgctggagcCTTTTGACAAATGGAGCGGAAAGGACCTGGAAGACTTGCAGGTTCTCATCAAG GTGAAAGGCAAATGCACCACAGACCACATCAGTGCCGCCGGGCCTTGGCTGAAGTTCCGCGGTCACCTGGATAACATCTCCAACAACATGCTGATCGGTGCGGTCAACAGTGAGAACGACGGCATCAACAAGGTGAAGAACTACCTGACAGGAGAGTACGGAGGTGTGCCTGATGTGGCCCGGCACTACAAG GCCAACAGCGTCTCATGGGTGGTGGTTGGAGACGACAACTACGGCGAGGGCTCCAGCAGAGAGCACGCAGCGTTGGAGCCCAGACATCTGGGAGGCAGAGCCATCATTGTGAAGAGCTTCGCCAGAATCCACG AAACTAACCTGAAGAAACAGGGTCTGCTGCCCCTAACCTTCAACGACCCCTCAGACTACGATAAGATCCGCCCCGATGACAAGATCACCATCAAAGGACTCCAAACCTTCACTCCAGGAAAG CCTCTGAGCGCAGTCGTGAAGCACAGTGACGGCAGCTCCGACACCTTCCAGCTCAACCACAGCTTCAACGAGACACAGATCGAATGGTTCCAGGCAGGCTCCGCCCTCAACAGGATGAAGTCGCTGCAATAA